In the Armatimonadota bacterium genome, CCGCGGCGCACCAGCAGCATGACTTCCTTGTAGTCCTCCGGGCGGCCCAGGCCGTAGATGCACGACACCGAGGCTACCACGATCACGTCCCGCCGCTCCATCAGCGCCTTGGTGGCGGCGTGCCGCAGGCGGTCGATCTCGTCGTTGATCGACGCGTCCTTGGCGATGTAGAGGTCGGTCTGGGGCACGTAGGCCTCGGGCTGGTAGTAGTCGTAGTACGACACGAAGTACCGCACCGCGTTGTGGGGGAAGAACTGGCGGAACTCGCTGTAGAGCTGCGCGGCCAGGGTCTTGTTGTGGGCCAGGACCAGGGTGGGGCGCTGGAGCTGCTCGATCACCCGGGCCACGGTGTAGGTCTTGCCGCTGCCCGTGACCCCCAGCAGCGTCGTGTAGCGGTGGCCGGCCCGGACGCTCTCCACCAGCTCGGCGATCGCCCGCGGCTGGTCACCGCGCGGGGGCAGATCGGTCTCCATCGTGAAGGCGGACATACTTTCAGTATATCAGGGGGCGGGCGGGTTCCCCCGGGCATCGCGGCGGCCTTGCTGCCCCGCCTCACCCTGCCAGCGGCGCCAGAGCGCCTCCACCTGCCGACGGGTCTCCTCCGGCGTCCCGCTGTTGTCGATGACCCAGGTGGCCTCCGCCAGCTTCTCTCGCAGCGGTCGCTGGGCGGCGATCCGCGCCCTGGCCTCCTCCCGGGTGAGCCCGTCCCGCGCCATCAGGCGCGCCTCCTGCGCGGCCTCGTCCAGCCAGACGACCACGATCCCGTCGAACGGATACAGGTCGGCGGGGGCGGTGTCGAGCAGCAGCGGGATCACCAGGACGATGACGCCGTCTGGGTGGGCCGCCGCCGCGGCGGCCAGCGCCTCGGCCATGCGCTGGCGCACGTGGGGGTGGACGATCCGGTTCAGCGTCGCGCGGGCCTGGGGGTCGCCGAAGACCCTGGCCGCCAGCGCCGCCCGGTCCAGGGTGCCGTCGGGACGGACCACTGCGGGCCCGAACGCCGCGACCACCTCGCGGTAGGCCGGGGCGCCGGGCGCGACCACCTCCCGGGCCAGCGCGTCCGCGTCGATGACGTGCGCGCCCAGGTCCCGCAGCATGCGGGCCACGAGGGTCTTGCCGCTGGCGATGCCCCCCGTCAGGCCGATCACCTTCACGCGTCGACTCCGGTCGCGTCGGCTCGCCCGCCGTCCTCGCGCCCCGTTACGGCACGGGCCGCATCTCGGCCCAGTTGGGTCCGACCTTCGCCTCGGCCACCAGCGGCACCCGGAGCGGGTACGCACGCTCCATGCGCGCCACCACCTCGCGCGCCACGCGCGCTTCGGCGCCCTGGGGCACCTCGAAGAGCAGCTCGTCGTGGATCTGGAGCGTCATCCGCACCCCGGGGTGCGCCGGCAGCACCTCGCGGGCGATGGCCAGCATGGCGAGCTTGATGATGTCGGCGCTGGAGCCCTGGATCGGCGTGTTGATGGCGGTGCGCTCCGCCGCCTCGCGCACCTGGCGGTTCCGGCTCAGGAGGTCGGGCAGGTAGCGCCGCCGGTTGAGCACGGTGGTTACGAAGCCGTCGCGCCGGGCCTGCTCGACGACCTCCTGCATGTACCGGCGGACGCCGGGGAACCGGGCGTAGTACCGCTCGATGACGGCACGCGCCTGCGCGCGGTCGATCCCCAGCTGTGGGGCCAGGCCGTGCTCGCTCATGCCGTAGGCGACGCCGAAGACGATGGTCTTGGCCCGGCGGCGCAGCTCGGGGGTGACGGCCGCGCGCGCCACCCCGAACACCTCGGCGGCGACGACCGCATGCACGTCGTCGCCCCGGGCGAACGCGTCGACGAGCCCGGGGTCGCCGGTGATGTGGGCCAGCACGCGCAGATCGATCTGGGAGTAGTCGACGCTGAGCAGCACCATCCCCGGGGGCGCCACGATCGCCCGCCGGATCTTCCGGCCCTCCTCGGTGCGGATGGGCAGGTTCTGGAGGTTGGGCGACTCGGTGATGACCCGCCCGGTCGCGGCCAGGGTCTGGTTGAACGTGGTGTGCACGCGCCCGGTGCGCGGATCGGCCAGACGTGGCAGCACGTCCACGTAGGTGGACTTGAGCTTGGCCAGCTCGCGGTGCTCCAGGATCTTCGCCACCACCTCGTGCCGGGATGCCAGCGCCTCCAGCACCTCGGCGTCGGTGGAGTAGCCGGTCTTGGTGCGCTTGAGCGGGGGCAGCTGCAGCTTCTCGAACAGCACGAAGGCGAGCTGGCGGGGGGAGCCGAGGTTGAACTCGGTGCCCACCAGGTGGTAGATCTCCTGTTCCAGCGCCTGCAGGCGGCCGGCGAGCTCGTCGCCAAGCGCCGCCAGGTAGGGCAGGTCCACGGCGACGCCGTGGCGTTCCATCTCGGCCAGCACCGCCGCCAGCGGGAGCTCGACGTCCGCGAACAGCCGGTCCACCTCCCGCTCGCGCAGGCGCGGTTCGAGGATCTCGCGCAACCGCAGGAGGGCCGCCGCGGCGAGACCGGCCCAGGCGCCGTCGGGGGCATGGCGCGACGCCGGTCGGTCCTCGTCCAGGTCCAGGCCCAGGAAGTCCCGGGCCGCGGTCGCCAGGGTGTGCGTCCGTTTGTTGGGGTTCAGCAGATACGACGCGATGCTGACGTCGAAGTCGAACCCCCCGGGACGCACGCCGCGGGCGGTGAGGGTGAGCAGGTCGCTCTTCAGATCGGCGCTCACCTTGCGGATCGCCGGATCCTCCAGGACCGCGGCGATCGCGGGCGGTAGGCGGTCGTCGTGCACCGGCGCCCAGGCTGCGCCGGCCGCCGAGGCCAGGCCGACCGCGCGCAACGGGGCCACGAGGGGATGGCCGTCGCCGCGAGCGAAGGCGACGCCGATGCACGCCGCGCCCCGGGCCAGGCGCGCGAGATCGTCGCCGCCGACCGCCGGCGCGACGGTGGGAGCAGCCGACGGGCGGGCAGCGGGGTCGGGCTGCGCGCGCATGCGCTCCAGGAACACCCGGAACTCCAGCTCCGTGAACAGGGCCTCCACGGCGTCACGATCGGGGGGGCGGGTGCGCAACGCCTCCCAGTCGACGGTGAGCGGCACGTCGGTGCGAAGCGTCGCCAGCGCTTTGCTCTGCCTGATCTGGTCGGCCGCCTGGGCGAGGGCCGCGCGCAGCCTGGGCGGGACCTCCTCCAGGCGGGCGAGGAGTTGCTCTACGGTGCCAAACTGCGCCACGAGGGACGCTGCGGTCTTCTCGCCGACCCCGGGGACGCCAGGGATGTTGTCGCTGGGATCGCCGCGCAGGCTCTTGTAGTCTGGCAGCAACGCGGGGGCGAACCCGAAGCGCGCGCGCACCCGGGCCTCGTCGTACACGACGGTCTCGGTGACCCCCCGGCTGGTCACCATCACGCGGATCCGGGGACCGACCACCTGGAGCGTGTCCAGGTCGCCGCTCACGATCAGGACCTCGAGGCCATCGGCGGCCGCGCGGCGCGCCAGCGTCGCGATGACGTCGTCGGCCTCGTACCCCGGGACCTCCACGATGGGAATCCGCAGCGCCTCCAGCACCCGCTTGGCCAGGGCCACCTGCGGCCGCAGGTCGTCGGGCATCGCCTCGCGGTGGGCCTTGTAGGCCTCGTACTGCGCGTGCCGGAACGTCGGCTCCGGCCGGTCGAAGGCCGCGGCGATGAAGTCGGGACGCTCTTCCTCCAGCACCTTCAACACCATGGCCGTCAGGCCGTAGACCGCGTTGGTGGGCCGCCCCGACGAGGTCGTCAGGTAGGGCAGCGCGTAGAACGCCCGGTAGATCAAGCCGTTGGTGTCGAGGAGGACCAGCGTTCCGCTCACGGGCGCCACCCGCGGCAGGCATCGTCGGACCGCACGTCAGGTTGCGGAGGCTTAGGCCGCAGGTCCACGACAGGTGGTGCCGGGGGCGGGATTCGAACCCGCAAGGGGCCTATGCCCCACTTGATTTTGAGTCAAGCGCGTCAGCCAGTTCCGCCACCCCGGCCAGGCCCATGGTAGCATTCGGCGTTGGGACGGTTCAACCGGCCAGGGCAGGCGGCGAACCCGGGCCACCATGCGTCGGCGCTTCGAACCCCGCGCGGTCATGGGCGCGCGGCTACTGAGCGCGCAACCAGTCCGGGGCACCGTGCGTCGGCGCTCTGGACCCCGCGGGCTGTGCCCCGTCGAGGATCCCCAGGTAGTGCCCGAAGAACCACCGCCGTACCCTGGGCCGCGCCAGCCACCGGACCGCCGGCCCAAGCGCCCGCCGGGGCAGCGCGAGCAGCAGGAGGTTGCCGAGCAGCAGGACCCGGTAGCGCCATCGTGCGGTGGCAAGGAACGCCCGGTAGGCGTCCTGGGCTCGGGCTTCGGTGAGCCGGCCATCGAGCACCTCGCGGAGCAGCGTGCCGCACCGCAGGCCGGCCAGCACCGCCGTGCGGATCCCTTCGCCCGACAGCGGCAGGCAGTGGCCCGCCGCATCGCCCACCACGAACACGTCCGCGGCGACGCCCGCGGTCCATCCCGTGGCGAGGTAGCCGCCGTGCAGGTCGCCGGGCGTCACCCCGAACCGGCCCATGAACCGCCGGAGGACGGGGAGCAGCTTCGTGCGGCCACGGTAGGAGAGGACGCCAAAGCGTGTCCGGTCCCCCGCCGGGAATGCCCACGCGTAGCCGTCGGGGAGGTCCGGGAGGAAGTGGAAGTGCAATCCGGCGTCCACCGGCCGGGGGACCTCCGACTCGATCCCGAAAGCCACGTAGCGCGGCCGGCTGGGGCCTGCCAGGGCCGCGCGGGGGCCGGTCGCGTCCACCAGGAACCGGGCCTCGACCACGCCGTCTGATGTCAGTACCCGCCGGCCGTCGCGTCCGCGCACCCTGGCCAGGCGAAACGCCGCCCCACACCCCGCAGCCGCCTGGTGGCAAAAACGGCGATAGTCGAAGGTGCAGAAGGGTTCGGGTAGCGGCCAGCGGGCGTCACCGTCGGGGGTGTGCAGCACGAGCGCATCGTGCACCTGCGCGATGGCTGCCTCGGCGCCCATCAGGCGCACGACGCGCACGGGCGCGGCGCACGCCGAGGTCACGCCCTCCCCGATCCGCTGCGGGTCCAGCAGCAGGATCCTGTGGGCAGGTCGCGTGCGGTCGGACCTTCCTGCGGCTGCAGACGGCCCAGCCGACGTCGATCGCGTAGTTCCGCTGCGAGAGCCGGGCCTCCCTGCGTCCGCGGACGGCCCTCCGGGCGGGCGCACCCCCAGGTCGGCTGGAGGGCCGCCAGCCGGCGCTCCGGCCAGCGCGCGGGCCACCGCCAGCCCGGCGAACGACGCGCCCGCGATGACGACGTCCCAAACGCCGCCGGTGGACCCGTCGTCCATCACTATCACTCGACCGGCCGCGCGTGCTCGAACTTCACGCCGCCCCGATGGGCGGGGACGGTCAGGGTCCCGTGGCGCGTGATGCTGATCGACAGTCCCAGGGCCCGCAGGCCCTCCACCACGCCGCCCCGGATCGTAAGCGCACCGTCCAGCGTGGCCGGATCCCCCAGCGCCACGATGGTGAACGGTGCGACCAGCCGCTGGAGATCGACCACGATCGTGCCCCCCACCTGGCCGAACCCGGTGGTCGCCACCACGCGCTGGCCGTTCACCGCCACCGCCTCTGCCCCGGCGGCCCACAACTCGTTGACGATGGCCACCAGGTCGTGGTAGGTGACCACCACGGGCGCCCCGGCGGTCTTCTGTGGGGCGTCCTGGACCACGACCACCACACCGGGCCCCTGCATCGCGCGCAGCCCGGCCTGCACCCGCAGGTGCTCCAGCTCTTTGCTCATGGCCGCGGCCAGCGTCTTCCCCTCGGCCGCGGTGCGCTCGTACTGGGCCAGCTGCTGCGCGAGTTCCGCGACCCGGCGCTCGAGCGCCGCGCGGGCGGCGCGCTCCTGCTGGAGCAGCGTCGCCATAGCGTAGATGTTGCGCGTGGGCACCTCCGGCTGGGCGCTGAGCAGGCGCCCGGCCCGAAACTGCACGACGAAGAGGAAGCCCAGCCCCAGCAGCACGACAGCGGCCACCAGCTGGAGGCCCGCGACCCTGGCCCGGGCGCGGCCTCTCACGGCGCGCTCCGGCGGGCCGCCTCGATGCGGGCCTGCAGGCGGGCCCGGCCTTCTGCCCCCACGAAGACGCCCACGTGGCGGCCAGCCAGCCGGCCCCACGGGTCGACGAAGACCGTCGTGGGGATCCCGGTGACGCGGTAGGCGTCCGCCACGCGGTTGTCGCGATCGATCGCCGCAGGGTAGGTCAGCCCGTGCCTGCGGAGGAACTGTCGCGCGTCCTCGTCGCGGTCCTGGATGGCGATCCCCAGCAGCACGACGCCCCGGCCCTCCATCGCCTCCCAGGTCCGCTGCAGGTCGGCGGCCTCCAGCTCGCACGGCTTGCACCACGAGGCGAAGAAGTTGAGCACCACCACCTGGCCGCGGAACTCCTGCAGGGCGATCGTCCCGGGGTCTCGCAGCGACGGGAGCACGAACGCCGGCGCGGGGGCGCGCATCGCGGCCGTCTCCTGGGGGAACGTGGGCGGCACCGGGACGCTGCGGGTGCCGGCGAGATACGCACCACCCGCAGCGATCCCCACCAGCAGCGCGGCCAGGCGCCAGGGAAACGTCGCCGTCCGTCCGGACAGCCGCGTGCCTGCCGGCTGCGCGTCCGTCCCAGCGTGCGCGGCGATCACCTCCGGGGGCGCAGGGGCCGCCCCGTGATCCCCGGACGCACCGAGGGCGGCGGGCGGGTCAGCCATGGTCGGCTGGCAGCCAGCGGGCCGTCTGGGGGCCCAGCAACGCCTCGACGGCCTCGATCACCCGCGTCCCGGGCGCCACGCCCAGTGCGCCCGCCTGCATGCGCACCTCGCGGCCCGCGGCGCGCACGGTGAGCAGGACGCGCCGGTCGCCGGCGTGCCGCTGGAGCACCGCCCGCAGCCGGTGCAGGCCGGCCTCGCCATGACGATCCGCGTCCACGACGACGTGCAGCACCTCGGCCCCGCCGTTGGCCGCTCCGGCCCCGGGCGCGTCGTCCAGGGGCAGCACGGCCTCGGCCAGCACCTTCACCTGCTGCTCGGCCACGTCCACCCGGCCGCGCACGATCACGACGGCGTCGCGCTTGAGCACGAGGTGCGCCGCCTCGTAGGTCTTGGGGAAGACGATGACCTCCACGCTGCCCGTGAGGTCTTCCAGCGTCAGAAACGCCATGGCGGCACCTGCCCGGGTGGTGGTCCGCTTCAGCGCGGTGATCAGGCCGCCTATGACCACCTCGCTGCGGT is a window encoding:
- a CDS encoding DUF881 domain-containing protein — its product is MRGRARARVAGLQLVAAVVLLGLGFLFVVQFRAGRLLSAQPEVPTRNIYAMATLLQQERAARAALERRVAELAQQLAQYERTAAEGKTLAAAMSKELEHLRVQAGLRAMQGPGVVVVVQDAPQKTAGAPVVVTYHDLVAIVNELWAAGAEAVAVNGQRVVATTGFGQVGGTIVVDLQRLVAPFTIVALGDPATLDGALTIRGGVVEGLRALGLSISITRHGTLTVPAHRGGVKFEHARPVE
- the coaE gene encoding dephospho-CoA kinase (Dephospho-CoA kinase (CoaE) performs the final step in coenzyme A biosynthesis.), producing the protein MKVIGLTGGIASGKTLVARMLRDLGAHVIDADALAREVVAPGAPAYREVVAAFGPAVVRPDGTLDRAALAARVFGDPQARATLNRIVHPHVRQRMAEALAAAAAAHPDGVIVLVIPLLLDTAPADLYPFDGIVVVWLDEAAQEARLMARDGLTREEARARIAAQRPLREKLAEATWVIDNSGTPEETRRQVEALWRRWQGEAGQQGRRDARGNPPAP
- a CDS encoding TlpA disulfide reductase family protein, whose amino-acid sequence is MIAAHAGTDAQPAGTRLSGRTATFPWRLAALLVGIAAGGAYLAGTRSVPVPPTFPQETAAMRAPAPAFVLPSLRDPGTIALQEFRGQVVVLNFFASWCKPCELEAADLQRTWEAMEGRGVVLLGIAIQDRDEDARQFLRRHGLTYPAAIDRDNRVADAYRVTGIPTTVFVDPWGRLAGRHVGVFVGAEGRARLQARIEAARRSAP
- the polA gene encoding DNA polymerase I — translated: MSGTLVLLDTNGLIYRAFYALPYLTTSSGRPTNAVYGLTAMVLKVLEEERPDFIAAAFDRPEPTFRHAQYEAYKAHREAMPDDLRPQVALAKRVLEALRIPIVEVPGYEADDVIATLARRAAADGLEVLIVSGDLDTLQVVGPRIRVMVTSRGVTETVVYDEARVRARFGFAPALLPDYKSLRGDPSDNIPGVPGVGEKTAASLVAQFGTVEQLLARLEEVPPRLRAALAQAADQIRQSKALATLRTDVPLTVDWEALRTRPPDRDAVEALFTELEFRVFLERMRAQPDPAARPSAAPTVAPAVGGDDLARLARGAACIGVAFARGDGHPLVAPLRAVGLASAAGAAWAPVHDDRLPPAIAAVLEDPAIRKVSADLKSDLLTLTARGVRPGGFDFDVSIASYLLNPNKRTHTLATAARDFLGLDLDEDRPASRHAPDGAWAGLAAAALLRLREILEPRLREREVDRLFADVELPLAAVLAEMERHGVAVDLPYLAALGDELAGRLQALEQEIYHLVGTEFNLGSPRQLAFVLFEKLQLPPLKRTKTGYSTDAEVLEALASRHEVVAKILEHRELAKLKSTYVDVLPRLADPRTGRVHTTFNQTLAATGRVITESPNLQNLPIRTEEGRKIRRAIVAPPGMVLLSVDYSQIDLRVLAHITGDPGLVDAFARGDDVHAVVAAEVFGVARAAVTPELRRRAKTIVFGVAYGMSEHGLAPQLGIDRAQARAVIERYYARFPGVRRYMQEVVEQARRDGFVTTVLNRRRYLPDLLSRNRQVREAAERTAINTPIQGSSADIIKLAMLAIAREVLPAHPGVRMTLQIHDELLFEVPQGAEARVAREVVARMERAYPLRVPLVAEAKVGPNWAEMRPVP